The bacterium region CCGTGCATATCGAGAAACCGAGTGCGGTGGTGCGAGAGATCATCGCGTTTGCAGAATTGCTGTAGATAATTCCCCCCTTTATCCCCCCACAAAGTGGGGGGAGATAGATCAGGAGATTCCCATGAGCCAATTTCCGTGGAAGGCCGCCGGAACTTTTCAAGATATTTTCTACGAAAAGTGGAACGGCATCGCCAAAATCACGATCAACCGTCCCGAGGTGCACAATGCATTCCGGCCGGAGACGCTGTTTGATTTGCAGAGAGCATTTCTCGACGCGCGGGAAGACAGCGAGATCGGCGTGGTGATTCTGACCGGTGCGGGCACGGAAGCGTTCTGCTCGGGCGGGGATCAGAAGATTCGCGGCGAGCAGGGCTATGTGGGCAAAGACAACGTGCCGCGACTGAACGTGCTCGATCTGCAAAGGCAGATTCGCTCACTGCCCAAGCCGGTGGTTGCGATGGTGGCGGGCTACGCGATCGGCGGCGGACACGTGCTGCACGTGGTGTGCGATCTGACCATCGCCGCCGACAACGCGCGCTTCGGACAGACCGGGCCGCGGGTGGGTTCGTTCGACGGCGGATTCGGAGCCGGCTATCTGGCGCGGATCGTCGGGCACAAGAAGGCGAAGGAGATTTGGTTTTTGTGCCGTCAGTATTCGGCCCAAGACGCGCTCGACATGGGACTGGTGAACGCGGTGGTGCCGCTTCAAAAACTCGAAGAAACGACCGTCGAGTGGTGCCGCGAAATGCTGAAGCTCTCACCAATGGCGCTGCGCTGTTTGAAGGCGGCCTTCAACGCGGAGACCGACGGCGAAGCGGGGATTCAGGAACTGGCCGGCAACACGACGCTACTCTACTACATGACCGACGAGGCTCAGGAAGGCCGCAATGCATTCAAAGAAAAGCGCGAGCCGGATTTCGGGAAGTTCAAGCGGGTGCCGTGACGGATGGGTTGCGCGCGGCGGAGTACTCGTCACAGGAAGAGGATGTGAGCGCTTAACCCGGCTCGGCGGGAACGTTGCACTATGCGGATGATAATTACCATCATAACTGAAGAGTAATTCTTCGGGGGTAAGGTACGATGGATGTTCGTGCGAAAGCATTGACGCATCTGCGTTCAGCCCTGACCGATCCGCGAGCGGAGTTTCGGGACGGGCAGTGGGAAGCGGTCGCGCGGTTGACGAGGGAACACGCGCGGCTCTTGGTCGTGCAGCGGACGGGTTGGGGGAAGAGCATGATCTATTTCATCGCGACGCGGATTCTGCGGGACAGCGGCGCGGGACCGACGCTCTTGATTTCTCCCCTGCTATCGCTGATGCGCAATCAGCTCCTGGCGGCGGATCGTTTGAACCTGCGCGCGGCCACTATCAACTCCAGCAATCCCGAGGAATGGGGCGAGATTCGCCGGAGATTGCACAAGAATGACGTGGATCTCCTGATGATTTCTCCCGAGCGGCTGGCTAACGAAGAATTCCGCAATCAAACGCTCGCGTCCATCGCGGGGAAAACGGGAATGCTGGTGGTGGACGAGGCGCACTGCATCTCCGACTGGGGACATGATTTTCGACCGGATTACCGGCGGATCGTGCGCGTGCTGCGGGCGCTACCGCGCAACGTGCCGGTGCTGACGGTGACGGCCACCGCCAATGATCGCGTGGTGGAGGACGTGGTGTCGCAACTCGGCGGACTTCAGGTGATTCGCGGCGGGCTAGGCCGGGATAGTCTGCGATTGCAGAACATCCACCTGCCCGATCAAGCGCAGCGGCTGGCGTGGCTGGCCGAAGTGCTGCCGATGCTTCCGGGAAGTGGAATCATCTATACGCTGACGGTGGCGGACGCGAAGCGAGTTTCGGGTTGGCTGCGCGCGCATAAACTGAACGTTCCCGCCTACTACGGGGAACTGGAAAACGATCAGCGGGAGGAACTGGAACGGAAACTGCTCCAGAGCGAGGTCAAAGCGCTGGCCGCGACCACCGCGTTGGGCATGGGTTTCGACAAGCCGGATTTGCATTTCGTGATTCATTTTCAAAGGCCGGCTTCGGTGATTCATTATTACCAGCAGGTGGGGCGCGCCGGGCGAGCCGTACCGCAAGCCTATGGAATCCTGATGTGCGGCCAAGAGGACGATGAAATCGCCGAGTACTTTCAGCGCACCGCGCTACCGCCGACGGCGCAGGTTGAGCAAGTGTTGAACGCTCTGGAGAAAGCCCGCGACGGCCTCACGCTTTCGATGCTGGAACGGGCGGTGAATCTTTCGCATTCACAGATCGAGAAAGTGTTGACGATGCTGGCGCTCGAAGATCCGACGCCGATCGTCAAAATCGGGCGGAACTGGCACCGCACTCCGGTGACATATCATCCCGAATCGAGCGCGGCCGACCGGCTGTATCAGATTCGGAAGCGCGAGCAGACCGTCATGCAGGAGTATGGAGCCACGGCGGAATGCCTGATGCAGTTCCTGCGGCGCGAGCTGGATGATTCGCGGGCCGAGCCGTGCGGAGTGTGCGCCAACTGTCAGGGCAAACCACTGCTTCCCGCCGCTCCGCACACGGCCACGGTCGTACAGGCCTTGCGGTTCCTGCGGCGCAACGAAGAAATCATCGAGCCGCGCGCACAATGGAGCGGCGATGCGATGAAGGGACACGGCTGGAAGGGGAAGATCGTCGAAGGGCTGCGGGCGGAAGAAGGACGCGCGCTCTGCCGATGGGGAGACGCGGGTTGGGGAGAACAGGTGCGGCGCGGCAAATTTTCGAAGGAGCGATATGAAGATGACCTGTTGGACGGAGCGGTGGAGATGATTCGTAAGCGTTGGAAGCCGGAGCCGTTTCCGCGGTGGGTGGCGTGCGT contains the following coding sequences:
- the menB gene encoding 1,4-dihydroxy-2-naphthoyl-CoA synthase codes for the protein MSQFPWKAAGTFQDIFYEKWNGIAKITINRPEVHNAFRPETLFDLQRAFLDAREDSEIGVVILTGAGTEAFCSGGDQKIRGEQGYVGKDNVPRLNVLDLQRQIRSLPKPVVAMVAGYAIGGGHVLHVVCDLTIAADNARFGQTGPRVGSFDGGFGAGYLARIVGHKKAKEIWFLCRQYSAQDALDMGLVNAVVPLQKLEETTVEWCREMLKLSPMALRCLKAAFNAETDGEAGIQELAGNTTLLYYMTDEAQEGRNAFKEKREPDFGKFKRVP
- a CDS encoding RecQ family ATP-dependent DNA helicase, whose protein sequence is MDVRAKALTHLRSALTDPRAEFRDGQWEAVARLTREHARLLVVQRTGWGKSMIYFIATRILRDSGAGPTLLISPLLSLMRNQLLAADRLNLRAATINSSNPEEWGEIRRRLHKNDVDLLMISPERLANEEFRNQTLASIAGKTGMLVVDEAHCISDWGHDFRPDYRRIVRVLRALPRNVPVLTVTATANDRVVEDVVSQLGGLQVIRGGLGRDSLRLQNIHLPDQAQRLAWLAEVLPMLPGSGIIYTLTVADAKRVSGWLRAHKLNVPAYYGELENDQREELERKLLQSEVKALAATTALGMGFDKPDLHFVIHFQRPASVIHYYQQVGRAGRAVPQAYGILMCGQEDDEIAEYFQRTALPPTAQVEQVLNALEKARDGLTLSMLERAVNLSHSQIEKVLTMLALEDPTPIVKIGRNWHRTPVTYHPESSAADRLYQIRKREQTVMQEYGATAECLMQFLRRELDDSRAEPCGVCANCQGKPLLPAAPHTATVVQALRFLRRNEEIIEPRAQWSGDAMKGHGWKGKIVEGLRAEEGRALCRWGDAGWGEQVRRGKFSKERYEDDLLDGAVEMIRKRWKPEPFPRWVACVPSLRHPGLVPDLAKRLAAALALPFVDCIRKTRETAPQKEMQNSYQQSRNLADSFQVDRTQVRGDAVLLVDDMVDSRWTFTVIAALLREAGSGPVFPFALAKTFSK